The Streptomyces sp. NL15-2K genome contains a region encoding:
- a CDS encoding response regulator transcription factor, protein MNGRVLVVDDDAAIRRSLERGLRLNGFSVVLADSGRAALDAVRDGSPDVVVLDVSMPGLSGIDVCRTLRGSDNEVPVLMLSALDEVCDRVAGLQAGGDDYLIKPFALQELVLRLGALLRRRPPAADDRMRVGPLVLEPAAREAHIDGEPLKLTRREFELLEVLARNAGIVLTRDQLLDLVWGYDFEVRTDAVDTFVSYLRRKLEAGGRPRMLHTVRGVGFVLREPRDALP, encoded by the coding sequence GTGAACGGTCGTGTGCTGGTCGTCGACGACGACGCCGCCATCCGGCGCTCGCTGGAGCGGGGCCTGCGGCTGAACGGCTTCTCCGTCGTACTGGCCGACAGCGGCCGCGCGGCACTGGATGCGGTGCGCGACGGGTCGCCGGACGTGGTGGTGCTGGACGTCTCCATGCCCGGCCTGAGCGGCATCGACGTGTGCCGCACGCTGCGGGGAAGCGACAACGAGGTGCCCGTGCTGATGCTCTCCGCCCTCGACGAGGTCTGCGACCGGGTCGCCGGACTCCAGGCGGGCGGTGACGACTATCTCATCAAGCCCTTCGCCCTCCAGGAGCTGGTGCTACGGCTGGGTGCGCTCCTGCGCCGCCGGCCGCCCGCCGCAGACGACCGGATGCGTGTCGGACCGCTGGTCCTGGAGCCGGCCGCGCGCGAGGCGCACATCGACGGTGAACCGCTGAAACTCACGCGGCGCGAGTTCGAGCTGCTGGAGGTGCTGGCCCGCAACGCCGGGATCGTACTCACCCGGGACCAACTGCTGGACCTGGTGTGGGGCTACGACTTCGAGGTGCGCACGGACGCGGTGGACACCTTCGTCAGCTACCTGCGCCGCAAGCTGGAGGCCGGTGGCCGGCCCCGGATGCTGCACACCGTGCGCGGGGTCGGCTTCGTCCTCCGCGAGCCCCGGGACGCCCTGCCGTGA
- a CDS encoding class II glutamine amidotransferase has translation MCRWLAYSGTPLLLDTILYKPAHSLIDQSLHSRLGVETTNGDGFGVGWYSQESIDTPALLKDIGPAWNNRNLREIADHVRSPLFFAHIRASTGTAVQQTNCHPFRHGRWMWMHNGAITGFHLMRRELSLLVDPELYSDIEGTTDSEMMLYLAVTFGLEQDPPGAVARMVGVVERSGRDHGVEFPLQMTIGVSDGERVWAFRYSSQGASRSLFYSTRVDALRKLYPDTAFLREVSDDTRLIVSEPLGDLPGAWNEVPESSYGVIQAGADELHPFAPEPA, from the coding sequence ATGTGCCGATGGCTCGCTTACTCGGGAACACCCCTGCTGCTCGACACCATCCTCTACAAACCGGCCCACTCGCTGATCGATCAGAGCCTCCACTCCAGACTGGGAGTCGAGACGACGAACGGCGACGGTTTCGGCGTCGGATGGTACTCGCAGGAAAGCATCGACACCCCTGCCCTGCTCAAGGACATCGGCCCCGCCTGGAACAACCGCAACCTGAGGGAGATCGCGGATCATGTCCGCTCCCCGTTGTTCTTCGCCCACATACGGGCGTCGACCGGCACGGCGGTGCAGCAGACGAATTGCCATCCGTTCCGGCACGGCCGTTGGATGTGGATGCACAACGGTGCCATCACAGGCTTCCACCTCATGCGCCGCGAGCTGTCCCTGCTCGTCGACCCTGAGCTGTACTCCGACATCGAAGGAACGACGGACTCGGAGATGATGCTCTACCTGGCGGTCACCTTCGGCCTGGAGCAGGACCCGCCGGGCGCCGTGGCGCGGATGGTGGGAGTGGTGGAGCGCAGCGGACGCGACCACGGTGTGGAGTTCCCGCTCCAGATGACCATCGGCGTGAGCGACGGCGAACGCGTATGGGCCTTCCGCTACTCGAGCCAGGGTGCTTCCCGGTCGTTGTTCTACAGCACCCGCGTGGACGCCCTGCGCAAGCTGTACCCCGATACGGCGTTCCTGCGGGAAGTGTCCGACGACACCCGCCTCATCGTGTCCGAGCCCCTCGGTGACCTGCCGGGTGCCTGGAACGAGGTACCCGAGAGCAGCTACGGCGTCATACAGGCCGGAGCCGACGAGTTGCATCCCTTCGCCCCGGAACCGGCGTAA
- a CDS encoding HAMP domain-containing sensor histidine kinase: MRLSTRIAIAVGVTVPLLVLASGLLLLGIVTRDLHQQQDAGLSDRAAALTPDAKALLRATASRSPSVEHARERRLFAAALDVGVRLTRPAGTLTAGGPQPNVSVPLPPSATTPVTVRVAGEGSWRVLSVPVSVKRPAVDGTLWLFSPDTANQAQIRLVRGRMLTVALLAAPLTGAVAWAAAAGAVRPLRRLQRRTSGLDPRSSATRLDHTATGIAEVDDLARTIRTVLARYDQQTARTAEALEVARSFSAAASHELRTPLMSMRTNLDILSEHPDLAEPDRTEVLADLRREHTRLLGLLVMLRALARGDLVEADALGPVDLTEVVDASVADLRRRCPDAHVTVAGSPGLWTYGWEQGLRSAADNLLANACTHGRSEYERARIEVTLRRDGQEAVLTVDDRGPGIPPEQREAVFQRFHRRPDSPGSGLGLTLVAQQIALHQGGVRVGDRPDGRRGTRFEVRLPTRADRTLPPPRGDWLSAPGTSQGSHKDAS, translated from the coding sequence GTGAGGCTGTCCACGCGGATCGCGATCGCCGTCGGCGTCACCGTACCGCTGCTGGTACTGGCGTCCGGCCTGTTGCTGCTGGGCATTGTCACCAGGGACCTGCACCAGCAGCAGGACGCCGGGTTGAGCGATCGGGCCGCCGCCCTCACCCCGGACGCCAAGGCGCTGCTGCGGGCCACCGCCTCCAGGTCGCCGTCCGTCGAACACGCCCGTGAACGGCGGCTGTTCGCGGCCGCGCTCGACGTGGGTGTACGGCTGACGCGACCAGCCGGCACGCTGACCGCCGGCGGCCCCCAGCCGAACGTGTCCGTGCCACTGCCGCCGAGCGCCACGACACCCGTCACCGTACGCGTGGCCGGTGAGGGCAGTTGGCGGGTGCTGTCGGTACCGGTGTCCGTCAAGCGCCCGGCGGTGGACGGCACCCTGTGGCTGTTCTCCCCGGACACCGCGAACCAGGCGCAGATCCGACTGGTGCGCGGGCGGATGCTCACCGTCGCGCTTCTGGCCGCCCCGCTCACCGGGGCCGTGGCCTGGGCGGCGGCTGCCGGTGCCGTACGACCGCTGCGGCGGCTGCAGCGGCGTACCAGCGGCCTCGACCCCAGGAGCAGCGCCACGCGCCTCGATCACACCGCGACCGGGATCGCCGAGGTGGACGACCTGGCCCGGACGATCCGTACCGTGCTCGCTCGCTACGACCAGCAGACCGCCCGCACCGCGGAAGCCCTGGAGGTGGCCCGCTCGTTCTCGGCCGCCGCCTCGCACGAGCTGCGCACCCCGCTGATGAGCATGCGGACCAACCTGGACATCCTCAGCGAACACCCGGACCTGGCGGAACCGGACCGCACCGAGGTGCTGGCGGACCTGCGGCGCGAGCACACCCGGCTGCTGGGGCTGCTGGTGATGCTCCGGGCGCTGGCCCGGGGCGACCTGGTCGAGGCGGACGCTCTCGGCCCGGTCGACTTGACGGAGGTCGTTGACGCCTCGGTCGCCGACCTGCGCCGCAGATGTCCGGACGCGCACGTGACCGTGGCCGGCTCCCCGGGTCTGTGGACGTACGGCTGGGAGCAGGGACTGCGATCCGCCGCGGACAACCTGCTGGCCAACGCCTGCACCCATGGGCGGTCCGAGTACGAACGGGCCCGTATCGAGGTGACCCTGCGGCGGGACGGGCAGGAGGCTGTGCTCACCGTGGACGACCGGGGGCCGGGCATCCCGCCTGAACAGCGCGAGGCCGTGTTCCAACGGTTCCACCGCCGTCCGGACAGCCCCGGTTCGGGATTGGGGCTCACCCTGGTCGCACAGCAGATCGCGCTGCACCAGGGCGGCGTCAGGGTCGGGGACCGCCCGGACGGGCGGCGCGGCACACGGTTCGAGGTACGCCTTCCGACGAGGGCGGACCGCACGCTTCCGCCGCCGCGCGGAGACTGGCTCTCGGCGCCCGGGACATCACAAGGTTCCCACAAAGACGCCTCCTAG